The nucleotide sequence AGCAGAGACACGATATGTCCCATACTAAATCCTCCAAAATGATGACAAAGCAACGGATGCAGGAAACATTGGAGGTTCGTCCCGGCCCGACCCGGAACTTATGAACCCATCCTGTATCAATCTATGGGACCCTAATTCTAGCAGGAATCTCCAATCCATTGTAGTCAGCAAAAGACCAAATCTGGCGTAGGATTCCTACAGGCCAATTTGTAGGCATTGTCCTATAGATTCTGCGCTAAGCTCAAGCAATGTTGACATCAGCAAGGCCTGTTCCGAGATGCTGTGCCCAGATCTTCCTTATCGAACCTCATTGTCCGTAGGACTGCCTCCACAAAGGAAAATCCCTTGTCTTACAAGGGATTTCAGAAGGAAATGCCAGGGCAACAAGTTTGTATCTATCGCAATAGCAGAAGTTTGTGCGTGTCCACACCGGAAGAGGTGGACAGTATTGCCAAGTATACACCGCTCGGGAGGCCTCGACCCGCTGCGTCATGACCATTCCAGTCCCGATCGTGGGGACCGCTGGCCAGTTCCCCTTCCGCGAGAACCGAGAGCAAACGTCCCCGGGAATCGTGGATCCTGAGACTGACAAAATCCCGTGATTTCAACTCGAAGTGCAAGCGCACCCGGGGATTGAAGGGATTGGGCCAGGCCTCCAAAGCCACCGCCTGAAGGGGGAAGTCCCCGGATCCGGAGGAAGTCCCGTCGCCGATCACGTAAACCCCGGTACTGAGTGTCATGGTGCCGGAAAACTCTGCCTCCAGGAAGAAGGCCTTCCAGCCCTCTGTCGGGCGATCGACGAGAACCTCAAAGATGCCCCCTCCCTGGTCCGTCACCGGACTATCCATATAGGCAGGGCCGATCACATCGTAACGGAAGTCCCGGTTCTGGGGATTCACAGCCTCCCAGAGTCTCACCTGAACCCCCGGTTCGGAAGTCTCCAGACGAATTCTCCTTTCATCGCTGATACTCCAGCTGTAGTCCGGAAAGGGTTCGTCCGCCAGAAGAGTGACATAGAGTCCGAGAACTTCCGCCACCACATCCACGGAGAGCTGGCTCATGGAATGATCCGTATTGGGGACATAGCGCAGGTATTTCGGCCCGGGAAGATCCTCATAATAGAACTGCCAGGAGTCCGGAAGGAAAAACTGGTCTCCGGTGGAATTGAAGATGATCTTGTTCATGGTACATCGGTCCCGGTAGACGAAGGGATCCACCAGATGAAAGAGAGCATCGCCTTCCGGCGTATCCAGATAGTCCATCACCCCGGCTTCTACATAGTCATGAACGGCGGGGGCCCAGAAGCCATAGACATCAAAGTGATGCTCGAATGACTCCTGTACATTCAGGCAATCAATGACAATGGGAATAATCGCAGAAACGCGGCCCTGTCCCTGCGGTCCCGACTCCACGGCCGCCGTAAGCCAGGTCGTCCAGCCCCGCTTCGAACCGCCGGCTACACAGAAGTTCTCCAGAGGAGTCGCAGGAGACAGATTGGAAACATACTCCTGCACGGCATCCATCGCTCGCACTGCTGCGCGGGTCATGGGAAGTTGAGCTGGCCAGGTCACATCGCTGCTGTCTGACAGAAACTTCGCCCAGGAATAGGCAATCAGGGCATCCTCATATCGCTCAAAGTCCTCGTCGGCAAAGGTGATCGGCTGATAGGGCACCTGCATGATCCCGGCGACCACGGAGCCCGTGGAAGAGGC is from Candidatus Krumholzibacteriia bacterium and encodes:
- a CDS encoding PhoPQ-activated protein PqaA family protein; amino-acid sequence: MLRCGIVLLWILSSLAGATALDDFVYAPDPDFQWWIEEEIQEDGYRIARMKMISGQWRVASELDETHWVHDINVYVPDVILQDTGLLIVAGGSSSSDPADPDADMISGLMASSTGSVVAGIMQVPYQPITFADEDFERYEDALIAYSWAKFLSDSSDVTWPAQLPMTRAAVRAMDAVQEYVSNLSPATPLENFCVAGGSKRGWTTWLTAAVESGPQGQGRVSAIIPIVIDCLNVQESFEHHFDVYGFWAPAVHDYVEAGVMDYLDTPEGDALFHLVDPFVYRDRCTMNKIIFNSTGDQFFLPDSWQFYYEDLPGPKYLRYVPNTDHSMSQLSVDVVAEVLGLYVTLLADEPFPDYSWSISDERRIRLETSEPGVQVRLWEAVNPQNRDFRYDVIGPAYMDSPVTDQGGGIFEVLVDRPTEGWKAFFLEAEFSGTMTLSTGVYVIGDGTSSGSGDFPLQAVALEAWPNPFNPRVRLHFELKSRDFVSLRIHDSRGRLLSVLAEGELASGPHDRDWNGHDAAGRGLPSGVYLAILSTSSGVDTHKLLLLR